A window of Haloarchaeobius litoreus contains these coding sequences:
- the hemC gene encoding hydroxymethylbilane synthase, giving the protein MRTRGTIRLATRGSDLAIRQATTVRDALAERRYEVELVEVETEGDKIRDELIADLGKTGAFVRSLDEKVIEGEVDAAVHSMKDMPTEMPDELVVAGIPERAPAGDVLVTPDGSTLDELESGAVVGTASMRRQAQLLHDRDDLTVEPIRGNVDTRVEKVLAPALQAEHERRTEAEKEEKGNAGNDDFEPEFDRTVEEWFDDRSEIERRALGREVETEYDAIVLAEAGLQRSGLAHHVEYQRLSNESFVPAAGQGALAITARDDETAEELHEVLDFPRTRVETTVERTVLAGLNGGCIAPIGVHAVLQGEYVHTSAQVLHPDGDDLVQQRRDIPVETHVAAAKEFAQNLQDAGADEYVAAARER; this is encoded by the coding sequence ATGAGAACACGTGGGACAATCCGGCTGGCGACACGGGGCTCCGACCTCGCCATCCGGCAGGCGACGACGGTACGCGACGCGCTGGCGGAGCGACGCTACGAGGTGGAGCTCGTGGAGGTCGAGACCGAGGGCGACAAGATCCGAGACGAGCTCATCGCGGACCTCGGGAAGACCGGCGCGTTCGTGCGATCGCTCGACGAGAAGGTCATCGAGGGCGAGGTCGACGCGGCCGTCCACTCGATGAAGGACATGCCGACCGAGATGCCCGACGAGCTCGTCGTCGCGGGCATTCCCGAGCGCGCCCCGGCGGGCGACGTGCTCGTGACGCCCGACGGCAGCACGCTCGACGAGCTGGAATCCGGTGCTGTCGTCGGGACTGCTTCGATGCGGCGACAGGCCCAGCTCCTGCACGACCGCGACGACCTGACCGTCGAGCCCATCCGCGGGAACGTCGACACGCGGGTCGAGAAGGTGCTGGCTCCTGCCCTCCAGGCCGAACACGAGCGCCGGACGGAGGCCGAGAAGGAGGAGAAGGGCAACGCCGGTAACGACGATTTCGAACCCGAGTTCGACCGGACCGTCGAGGAGTGGTTCGACGACCGGAGCGAGATCGAACGCCGCGCGCTCGGCCGCGAGGTCGAGACGGAGTACGACGCGATCGTGCTCGCCGAGGCCGGGCTCCAGCGCTCCGGGCTGGCCCACCACGTCGAGTACCAGCGACTCTCGAACGAGTCGTTCGTCCCCGCGGCCGGACAGGGCGCACTCGCCATCACGGCACGCGACGACGAGACCGCCGAGGAGCTCCACGAGGTGCTCGACTTCCCGCGAACGCGGGTCGAGACCACCGTCGAGCGGACCGTCCTCGCGGGCCTGAACGGCGGCTGTATCGCCCCTATCGGTGTCCACGCCGTGCTCCAGGGCGAGTACGTCCACACGAGCGCGCAGGTGCTGCACCCCGACGGCGACGACCTCGTCCAGCAGCGCCGGGACATCCCGGTCGAGACCCACGTCGCGGCGGCGAAGGAGTTCGCCCAGAACCTGCAGGATGCCGGCGCGGACGAGTACGTCGCGGCCGCTCGCGAGCGATGA
- the cobA gene encoding uroporphyrinogen-III C-methyltransferase has product MTGFVYLVGSGPGDPDLMTVKARRLLDEADVVLHDKLPGPEILGTIDEERREDVGKRAGGEWTPQEYTNRRLVELAEAGKTVVRLKGGDPFVFGRGGEEAEHLAAHDIPFEYVPGVTSAIAGPGVAGIPVTHRDHASSVSFVTGHEDPTKDESAVDWEALAATGGTLVVLMGVGKLPDYTAALCEAGMDPGTPVALVERATWPDMQVATGTLDTIVDVRDEDGIEPPAITVIGDVAGTRERVVEFLRTRT; this is encoded by the coding sequence ATGACGGGCTTCGTCTACCTCGTCGGGAGTGGCCCCGGCGACCCCGACCTCATGACGGTGAAGGCCCGCCGGTTGCTCGACGAGGCCGACGTGGTGCTCCACGACAAGCTCCCTGGCCCGGAGATCCTGGGCACCATCGACGAGGAGCGCCGCGAGGACGTCGGCAAGCGCGCCGGCGGCGAGTGGACCCCGCAGGAGTACACCAACAGACGGCTGGTCGAGCTCGCAGAGGCGGGCAAGACCGTCGTCCGGCTCAAGGGCGGCGACCCGTTCGTCTTCGGCCGCGGCGGCGAGGAGGCCGAACACCTCGCTGCCCACGACATCCCGTTCGAGTACGTCCCCGGAGTCACGTCGGCCATCGCGGGCCCCGGTGTCGCCGGCATCCCCGTCACGCACCGCGACCACGCCTCCTCGGTCTCCTTCGTCACGGGCCACGAGGACCCGACGAAGGACGAGTCGGCGGTCGACTGGGAGGCGCTCGCGGCCACCGGTGGCACGCTCGTCGTCCTGATGGGCGTCGGGAAACTGCCCGACTACACCGCCGCGCTCTGCGAGGCCGGCATGGACCCCGGGACGCCCGTCGCGCTGGTCGAACGCGCTACCTGGCCGGACATGCAGGTCGCGACCGGCACGCTCGACACCATCGTCGACGTGCGCGACGAGGACGGTATCGAACCGCCCGCAATCACCGTCATCGGTGACGTGGCCGGAACCAGAGAGCGCGTCGTCGAGTTCCTCAGGACCCGAACATGA